The Aedes aegypti strain LVP_AGWG chromosome 3, AaegL5.0 Primary Assembly, whole genome shotgun sequence genome contains a region encoding:
- the LOC5568529 gene encoding Golgi SNAP receptor complex member 1, whose product MGSSDWDALRKQARHLENDIDLKLIAFNKVGTGSSSLNSGGAADTSPLLGDHVFESLSLEIEQMLDQLSNINERMAEIPGTGAAVMHVLQRHREILHGYRQEYLKIQANHTTRMEREELLRGSGLGGTTSPSTSGLSRRDMYLKENTHLHNSSSMVNDQISIAMETKEHLTSQRQHMKRFQTRMHDISHRFPLISSLIQRINIRKRRESLILGGVIGVCTILLLLYAFH is encoded by the exons ATGGGTAGTTCAGATTGGGATG CCCTCCGGAAGCAGGCCCGTCACCTGGAGAACGATATCGACCTCAAGTTGATCGCATTCAACAAGGTCGGCACCGGAAGCAGTTCGCTCAATTCCGGCGGGGCTGCGGACACTTCGCCTTTGCTGGGGGACCATGTCTTCGAATCGCTTTCGCTGGAAATCGAACAAATGCTGGACCAGCTGTCGAACATCAACGAGCGGATGGCGGAGATTCCGGGGACCGGAGCCGCGGTCATGCACGTCCTCCAGCGACATCGGGAAATTTTGCAT GGATATCGACAAGAGTATCTGAAAATTCAGGCAAATCACACGACACGAATGGAACGGGAAGAACTTCTGCGCGGGTCTGGACTGGGTGGAACAACGTCCCCCTCGACGTCCGGTTTGAGTCGAAGGGACATGTATTTGAAAGAGAACACCCATCTGCACAA CTCGAGCTCCATGGTTAATGACCAGATAAGCATCGCAATGGAGACGAAGGAACACTTGACGTCCCAGCGGCAGCACATGAAGCGTTTCCAGACTAGAATGCACGATATTTCCCATCGGTTTCCGTTGATATCTAG CCTCATTCAGCGAATTAACATTCGTAAACGAAGAGAGTCGCTGATTCTGGGCGGAGTGATTGGAGTCTGCACGATCCTATTGTTGCTATATGCGTTCCATTGA